Genomic segment of Sulfurimonas sp.:
CAAATAACTTATTGAGTTTTGTTCTTTTTTTGTGAACTCATTATCATAGATCTTTCTTTTTCGCAGTTTCCTGGACTTTCAGATAAAAACATATCTTGCTTTTTTTCTATATTGTTAAAAAAATAACATTCATACATGATCTTTTGCATCTGATTATAGCCATCTTTCGTTTGAATGATTTGCCATAGTTCCCCTGTCTTTGTATCTAACATATATGTATCTGCTCTTACTTTTCCATTAACATTTCCGAACACATACCTGCCACCATCTGATGATAAAGAACTAGCATTCGCACAAATGTATATCAGCAATACTATATAAATAAATTTCATCAATTACTCTTTTTTAGAAAATTAAAATTATTCTAGCTTAACTTTATTTCCAATTTGGTAATAATTTAAGTTTCCTTTTATTTCCAATTTGGTAACATTTTCCTATCAGATTTATTTGATGTGTTCAATAAATTACAACTGTCAAAATAATAGTTTATAAAGCAAGTAGATAAAGTCAAGCAAAACGGCAACTTTCTCCTTAAAAAAGAAATTTAACTACTAAGCAATTTTAGATACATAACCTTATTAGGTATGTCTTTGGGTAGGGCTTTAGCCTTTCTACTTGCTCTATAAGCTATTAGTAAAGGCGATACGATAAAGGTCAGAAAAAATGATGCTGTTCAGAGAAGTAGATGCAGCAAAGCTAATAGCGGTTTTAGTTGAGAGTGCAGCAACACTCTCTTAGTCTTTAAAAATAAAAACACGAAATTATACCATAAGGAGAAAGATATGGTTGATGATGGAACAAAAGCGATCATAGTGATTCTTTCTTTATGTCTAGGAGCTTTGTTTTATGCTCTTATAGAAGATAAGACGGAAGCAATAGTGACCGCTTGGAAGATAAAAAGCTTCTTTCAAATGGTAAGAATAAAACTACTGTTAAGGGAGTTAAGATGAGTAAGATAGAAAAATACAAAGGGTGCATGAAAGTATCTGATGAAGAATACTTTAAAATCCCTGCACTTTCAAATAGTGACTTTAGACTATTAAAAGAGAGTGTTTTACACTATGAAAATAAAGATTTATTCCAATTAAGCGGATCATCTTTAGAGTTAGGTAGTGCAGTTCATAAGTTGGTATTAGAGCCGGACACATTTAATGAAGATTTTGTAATCGAAGATTTTAAGGGTGCGGAACTAAACAAAAACTCTAAAGCGTACAAAGAAGCAAAAGCTGCATGGGAAGATGGTGTTAAAGGTAGAAAAATTCTATCTAAAGACCTTTTTGAGCAAGTTACTTTAATGGCTAAAAATGTAAAAGCTATTGCCGGTGGACTGCTTCAAGGTGGTATAGCTGAAAATGCTTTTATATCAGAGTTTGATGGTATGCCGGTTAAATGTAAAGCTGATTACTATAGACAAGATGCAGGTGTAGTTATTGATTTAAAGACTACTAAGAGCATTAAAGACTTTAAAAAGTCTATCCTGGAATATGGCTACGGTACACAATCGGCATTTTACTTAGATGTAATCAATAAAGCAGGTTATAAAGCAGATAGATTCATATTTATCTTGGTTGAAACTTCTGCTCCTTACATGGTAAGTGTGCAGGAAATGAGTTTAGAGAGTATTGAGGAGGGTAGAGCTATTTATAGTGAGCTTCTTCAAACTTGGAAAAACTACAAAAATGATGGTGTAGTTAATGTTGTTAAAACTACAGGCTATCCGGAATGGTATTTAGAACAAAGGAGAGGTGCGTAATGAATAATTTACAAGTAAGAGAAGATCAAATTAAACAAGGTCTTGTAGCTCAACAAAAAATGGTAAAAAGTCTCTTTGGAGACAAAGCAAAAGCAGATAAGTTCTTAGCAACTGCTGCAAAGGTGGCAACAGATTATAAGTTAGCTAACTGTAATGTAAACAGTATTATAGATGCTTGTGTAACTGTAGCTCAATTAAACCTTGATCTTAGTCCGGCACTATCTCATGCTTACATAGTTCCGTTTAAACAATCGGTGCAGTTAATTGTTTCTGCAAGAGGTTACACAGCTTTACTTGCTCGTAACGGTTGGAAGCTAAAGAGCTACATAGTAAATGAAGCTGATGATTTTGAGTATGTGATAGATGGCTTTGAAGAAACTATCAGATTTGTTAAAAACATTGATGATATGGATGAGAAGTTTAGATATGCAGTAGCATTAGCTCAATCTCCGGATGGTACTCTTTACATTGAAGTAATGAACGCTAAACAAATTGATAAACATCGTTTAGTTAGCTCAAACCAAAAAGGTAGCAAACCTACAGGTGTATGGGCTGATTGGTTTAATGAGATGGCAAAAAAGACTGTTATCAAAAAGCTTGTTAAGCAACTTCCACTTGGTGAGGAAATAATGACTGCAGTAGCTAAAGATGATAAACCTATTGAAGCGGAGATCATAGCTGATGAAAAAGAGACTGTAGATATAAACTCTATGATTACTAGCCCTGCTACTCCTGAACATGATGAACTCACAGGAGAAGTATATCAAGATAAAGATATTGAAAGACCTGTTACTCAAAAGCCTGATATGTCACTACTTGATGGTGTTAATGCTGATTGTACAGATAAAGAGATGGAGGAAGCTGTTTAGGCTTCTTCTTCAAATAAAAATCAAAGGAAAATAACTAATGAAAAAAAGACTAGCGGTAGCAAACGGAACATATCAAAATAGTGTCGGTGAGACTAAAACAAGATGGGTAAATGTTGGTGTGATAGGTATAGCAGCTAATGGTAAAGATTATATGCTTATCGATCCTACTATTAACTTTGCAGCTTTCCCAAGAGAACAGGGTAAGGATATGGTTATGGTAGGTATGTTTGAAGATGAACAAAATGCAGGACAGCAACAGCAGCCACAGCAAGGTTATCAACAGCCACAACATCAAACACCTGTTCAAGTATATAAAAATGCTGCAGGACAACTTACTGATCCGCAAGGTAATTTACTTCTTGATGCAAATGGTCAGCCACGTTATCAGTAATGAGTGCCTTTAACAAAGTCCTTGAAGCAATACAAGGTAAACCACAAAACGGTCATGCACTAGCTAACTTGCAAAACAAAGCAAGTTTGGCTAAAGCTAAAAAAGAGATTGAGGAGATGTTGAGATGAAAAACATACTTATGAATACTGAAATGACTAAAGCTATCTTAGAGGGTAGGAAAACACAGACTAGGAGAGTATTGTTAGACTGTAAAGAGTTTGATATTGAAGAACATGAAAGTGGATTTAACTTAATTCACGATTACAAATGTAGAATTGAGAATGTCGGTATTTTTTCAACTAAAAAATTATTGATGAGATATTTTTCAGATAAATATTCTAAATATAAAATAGGCGATATTCTTTATGTTCGTGAAACTTTTGTAAGAGGTGTTGAACATGATGAAAATGATTGTCCTTTAACTACAGAGGACGGTAGCGATTGGATATGGAGAACTTACTATCGTGCAGATGATGAACTTATAGAATGGGTAGATGAAGATGGAGAAAATGTAAATGTACCATGGAAACCATCTATCCATATGCCTAAAGAGTATGCTCGCATCTTCTTAAAAGTCACGGATGTAAGAGTTGAGAGGTTGCATGATATAACTTATGCAGATGTAAAGAAAGAAGGATTACCTTTACATATAGACATACCGAAAGAACACTACAACAACAAAATAGCAAATGGGCTATCTATAAATCCAATAGAACATTGGTGGATAAACCTTTGGAACTCAACAGCTAAAGACGGTTACAAGTGGGAAGATAATCCTTATGTATTCGTATATGAATTTGAAAGGGTAGAGAGATGAATGAGTTTATAGTGTGGGATGAAAAACAAAAAAAGTTTATACAGCCTAGTCGTGAAATAGTAATGACTACAAAAGATGGTTTACTAAAAGGTATAAATGGTGGCAATGGTTTTGTTGAACAATGGAAACCATTTTCGTACATAGGCAAAACAGACATAAACAACAAAAAGATTTATGCTGATTGTTCTATTCTTGAGTTTAAAATGTACGGAACTAAAAGTGTTGTTTCTGTAAAAGGGTATTTTTATTGGAGTTGCGAAAAATTAAGATATAAGTTTATGTCTTTAGTTGTTGATAATTATCCAAGAAAAGAAAAAAATATAGAATGGAATAGAGCTATTGGTCAAAGATTTAAAATCATAGACACTATCCAAGAAAATAAACTTGGATTAATTTAAAATCTATTCATTTTGATATAGATGATGCCTTGCAAATAGCTCTTAAAAGAAAAGAGAAATACATATCTCAAAATAAAGAGTTTAAATATCAAGCATATCTTGATGTTCTTGCAAAAGTCAAACAGGACTTTATAAAGTATGGAGACAAAGTTCCTTTTACTTCTGATGAGTGGGATGATAGTTTGGTGTATCATAGAGAGCAAAAAAAAGAAGTAAAAAACTATTATCTGATCATCGGAAACAAAGAGTTAGAGAAAAAAGAAAAAAACAAAGAAAGTTTGTTAAAACTTTTAAATTAGAGATGGGGTGGTAATATGGACACAAAAGCATTTGAAAATTTAGAGCTTATTCCGCAGCTTCTGCAAAAAATAGAATCTATGGAAGAAAGATTGAAAAAATTTACACCTGCAGTTACTACAAAAAAAGAGGTCGCTAAATTTTTAAATCGTTCCGAAAGAACTATAAATAGGTATATAGCGGAGGGCTTTCTTAAAGAGGGCTATCATTTTGACCGAAAAAGTGATAAACTTCTAGTGTTTATAGAGGATAAAATCTTAGAATTTAGGGATCAACTAAACAGAGGTATTATCAATGAAAAAATTGCGGTTTAAAAATCGTAACGGTGTTTTGTATTTTGGTTTTGATGGTAAGTTTAAATCATCTAAATTAAAAGATACAAATGTAAACAGGAACATTATAAAAGGTAAGTTCCTTAGAGGTGAGCTAAATAGTGATCTAAGTATAAATGAGCATAAATCGCCTTTGATTAAAGATTTAGTTAAAGAGGTTTTTATAGACAAAAGTAAACATCTTAAACGAAAAACTTTAAAGGCTTATGCTACTGCTAAAGACAAGCATATTTTACCGTATTTTGGCGATAAAATGGTAACGGATATAAAACCGATTGACATTAAAAACTTTCAAGATGATTTAGTAGCTAAAGGATTAAACTCATCTTCGATAAGGTTTCCAAGAGTAATTCTAAAAGAAGCATTTAACTTAGCTATACTTAGTGAGCATATAATCTCTAATCCTATTGTAATGGTAGGTGTTCCAAAGATAAAGAAAAAAGAGCAAAAACCAAAGCCCTTTACACTAGATGAGATTGATTTGATTTTATCTTCTGCTGCCGGTCCTCTTAGAAACTTTTTAGGAATATCTTTTTTTACAGGTATGAGATCAGGTGAACTGTTAGCTTTAAAATGGGAAGATGTAGATTTTGAAACAGAAACTATCACTATCAATAAAACTATTGCTGATGGTGCGATAAATTCTGCTAAAACAAAATCGAGTGAGCGTGACATAGAAATGATACCACAAGTTATAGAGTTTTTTAAAGCACAGCAGCTTGTGACTTTTTTAAATGGTAGCTATGTTTTTCTAAATGCTAGAAATAATCATTATGGAAACAATATGACTATGTATAGCAAATATCAAGATTTATTGAAAAAATTAAAACTTGAAAAAAGAAGTTTACATAATACAAGACATACTTTTGCAAGTATTATGTTAAATAACGGAATTGATCCTCTTTGGGTATCAAACACACTAGGACATAGTAACTTACAGATCACATTAAAGATCTATACTCACTATATGCCTAAAAAAGAAAAAATGAAGTTACCTTTTTTAGAAAAGAGGTACAAAACAGGTACACTATCCTTATAAAGCCCTATATTAGGAGCAATATATCTAAAAGGAAATTAAACCATGATAGATTTACTTAAAAACTTTACTCTGCTTTATGTAGAAGACGATGAGATGGTTAGAAAAAATGCCGTCGAATATCTAAGCAGAATTTCCAAAAAAGTCCTTGAAGCACAAGACGGCAAAGAAGCAATACAAATATGGAAAGATGAGAAGCCTGATATTATAATTACGGATATATCTATGCCAAAACTAAATGGTTTGGACATGGCAAGCTATATACGCTCAATAGATAAAAAAGTTCAGATTATTGTAGCTACCGCTCATTCTGATACCGAGTATTTGATGCAGGCAGTTGAATTGCAACTTGTAAAATATATAATCAAGCCTGTGACAAAAGAGAAACTTATAGACGCACTAAACAGATCTATGGACTTAATAGAAGACAAAAGTAAATTCAATCTAAAACTATCTGAGAATACTTTCTACAATGGATTTGAAAAAATTATTTTGGAAGATGATAAGCAGATCAAACTTACAAAAAACGAAACACTT
This window contains:
- a CDS encoding PD-(D/E)XK nuclease-like domain-containing protein, producing the protein MSKIEKYKGCMKVSDEEYFKIPALSNSDFRLLKESVLHYENKDLFQLSGSSLELGSAVHKLVLEPDTFNEDFVIEDFKGAELNKNSKAYKEAKAAWEDGVKGRKILSKDLFEQVTLMAKNVKAIAGGLLQGGIAENAFISEFDGMPVKCKADYYRQDAGVVIDLKTTKSIKDFKKSILEYGYGTQSAFYLDVINKAGYKADRFIFILVETSAPYMVSVQEMSLESIEEGRAIYSELLQTWKNYKNDGVVNVVKTTGYPEWYLEQRRGA
- a CDS encoding response regulator transcription factor; its protein translation is MIDLLKNFTLLYVEDDEMVRKNAVEYLSRISKKVLEAQDGKEAIQIWKDEKPDIIITDISMPKLNGLDMASYIRSIDKKVQIIVATAHSDTEYLMQAVELQLVKYIIKPVTKEKLIDALNRSMDLIEDKSKFNLKLSENTFYNGFEKIILEDDKQIKLTKNETLFLDLLAHHHTRVVTYEEIEDAIWPIEGMSQDAVRSLVRGIRKKIPEGVIENISGSGYKLNIYTN
- a CDS encoding tyrosine-type recombinase/integrase encodes the protein MKKLRFKNRNGVLYFGFDGKFKSSKLKDTNVNRNIIKGKFLRGELNSDLSINEHKSPLIKDLVKEVFIDKSKHLKRKTLKAYATAKDKHILPYFGDKMVTDIKPIDIKNFQDDLVAKGLNSSSIRFPRVILKEAFNLAILSEHIISNPIVMVGVPKIKKKEQKPKPFTLDEIDLILSSAAGPLRNFLGISFFTGMRSGELLALKWEDVDFETETITINKTIADGAINSAKTKSSERDIEMIPQVIEFFKAQQLVTFLNGSYVFLNARNNHYGNNMTMYSKYQDLLKKLKLEKRSLHNTRHTFASIMLNNGIDPLWVSNTLGHSNLQITLKIYTHYMPKKEKMKLPFLEKRYKTGTLSL
- a CDS encoding recombinase RecT gives rise to the protein MNNLQVREDQIKQGLVAQQKMVKSLFGDKAKADKFLATAAKVATDYKLANCNVNSIIDACVTVAQLNLDLSPALSHAYIVPFKQSVQLIVSARGYTALLARNGWKLKSYIVNEADDFEYVIDGFEETIRFVKNIDDMDEKFRYAVALAQSPDGTLYIEVMNAKQIDKHRLVSSNQKGSKPTGVWADWFNEMAKKTVIKKLVKQLPLGEEIMTAVAKDDKPIEAEIIADEKETVDINSMITSPATPEHDELTGEVYQDKDIERPVTQKPDMSLLDGVNADCTDKEMEEAV